In Geotalea uraniireducens, one genomic interval encodes:
- the hisG gene encoding ATP phosphoribosyltransferase: MTQQLKFGIPKGSLENATIDLFGKAGWNVSVSSRSYFPTVDDDELRCSLIRTQEMSKYVEKGTIDVGIAGRDWVRENDSDVMTVCELIYSKVSRRPARWVLVVAQDSPVQSAEDLAGKTIATELVGFTQRYFAERSIPVTVEFSWGATEAKVVEGLCDAIVEVTETGSTIRANGLRIIQDLMESVPVVIANRQSWNDPWKRGKIEQIATLLQAALRAESMVGLKMNAPNHRVEEIIKILPSLNNPTVAHLFNSNWVSIESVLNEKEVRKIVPELIKLGAEGIIEYSLNKII, translated from the coding sequence ATGACCCAACAGCTGAAATTCGGCATCCCGAAGGGGAGCCTCGAAAATGCCACCATTGATCTCTTCGGCAAGGCCGGGTGGAACGTCTCGGTGTCTTCGAGAAGTTATTTCCCGACGGTTGATGATGACGAACTGCGCTGCAGCCTTATCAGAACCCAGGAGATGAGTAAATATGTCGAAAAAGGGACGATTGACGTAGGGATTGCTGGCCGCGACTGGGTCAGGGAAAACGACTCTGATGTGATGACCGTCTGTGAGTTGATCTATTCGAAAGTATCACGCCGCCCTGCCCGCTGGGTTCTGGTCGTGGCTCAGGATTCCCCGGTTCAATCCGCCGAGGACCTGGCAGGCAAGACCATAGCTACCGAACTGGTCGGTTTCACCCAACGCTATTTTGCCGAAAGGAGCATTCCCGTTACGGTTGAATTTTCCTGGGGCGCAACCGAGGCAAAAGTTGTTGAGGGGCTGTGCGATGCCATCGTCGAAGTAACCGAAACCGGGTCCACGATTCGGGCCAATGGTTTGCGCATTATCCAGGATCTTATGGAGTCGGTTCCCGTGGTCATCGCCAACCGGCAATCATGGAATGATCCCTGGAAACGGGGGAAAATCGAGCAAATTGCGACGCTTCTCCAGGCTGCACTGCGGGCTGAGAGCATGGTCGGCTTAAAGATGAATGCGCCAAATCATCGCGTGGAAGAAATCATCAAGATACTCCCCAGCCTGAACAATCCGACGGTTGCCCATCTGTTCAATTCGAACTGGGTGTCGATTGAAAGCGTCCTTAACGAAAAAGAAGTGCGTAAAATTGTCCCGGAACTGATCAAGCTAGGGGCGGAAGGCATTATCGAATATTCGCTTAATAAGATCATTTAG
- the hypD gene encoding trans-4-hydroxy-L-proline dehydratase, with product MMTGRTRRLRQESLAAEPAISAERAQLLTEFYRANEGCWSIPVMRAKSFYYLCEQKTIYLGDGELIVGERGPAPKQVPTYPELTCHSVEDLRILNSRQKTSYRVDDSCLKAYEETIIPYWGNRALRNKIFEALPAEWHQAYNNGMFTEFMEQRAPGHTVLDDKIYHRGLLDFKQDIAQAVDALDFATDPAAFNKREELKAMDISCDAVILFAERHAKLAESMAAATADPVRKQELLKISANCRWVPAHAPTDFWEALQSYWFCHLAVITELNGWDAFSPGHLDQHLWPFFERGLSRGTLTRDGARELLECFFVKFNNHPSPPKVGVTAAESGTYTDFANINLGGLLPDGSDGSNEVSHLLLDIIDEMHLLQPSSNIQLSRKSPDAFLKHTLRVVRNGYGFPSIFNADSVVEEQLRQGKSLVDARAGGCSGCVEVGAFGKEAYILTGYFNLVKVLELALHNGIDPMSGERLGPETGNPDNFASFDDLFNAFRVQLSHFIGIKMRGNRLIEMIYAALMPAPFLSVLTDDCISRGMDYNAGGARYNNSFIQGVGIGSITDSLAALRALVYDQRRLPLAELVSKLDANFEDDEPLRQRLLNKTHKYGNDDDYADELMRLVFEAFFQEVDGKPNTKGGVYRIEMLPTTCHVYFGTATGAMPDGRRRGAPLSEGISPVQGADRNGPTAVIRSAGKMDHIRTGGTLLNMKFTPTLLSGENGIDGLAALVRSYFRMDGHHVQFNVVNAETLRRAKENPQEYRGLIVRVAGYSDYFCDLSDELQDEIIARTEHRSL from the coding sequence ATGATGACGGGAAGAACGAGACGTCTGCGGCAGGAGAGCCTTGCAGCCGAACCGGCAATTTCTGCCGAGCGTGCTCAACTGCTTACGGAATTTTACCGGGCAAACGAGGGGTGTTGGTCCATTCCGGTGATGCGCGCCAAGTCCTTCTATTATCTTTGCGAACAGAAGACCATCTATCTTGGTGATGGCGAGTTGATTGTCGGCGAGCGGGGACCGGCGCCGAAGCAGGTCCCGACCTATCCCGAACTTACCTGCCATTCCGTTGAGGATCTGCGTATTCTCAACTCACGCCAGAAAACCAGCTATCGCGTCGATGACAGCTGTTTGAAAGCATACGAGGAGACAATCATCCCGTATTGGGGAAACAGGGCGCTTCGGAACAAGATTTTCGAAGCGCTGCCGGCAGAGTGGCACCAAGCCTATAATAACGGAATGTTCACCGAGTTCATGGAGCAGCGTGCCCCGGGGCACACCGTGTTGGACGACAAGATTTATCACAGGGGACTGCTCGACTTCAAACAGGACATTGCCCAGGCCGTTGATGCTCTTGATTTTGCAACCGATCCCGCTGCCTTTAACAAGCGGGAAGAGTTGAAGGCGATGGATATTTCCTGCGATGCGGTAATCCTCTTTGCCGAGCGGCATGCGAAACTTGCTGAGAGCATGGCAGCAGCCACTGCCGATCCGGTCAGAAAACAGGAACTACTGAAAATCTCCGCCAACTGCCGTTGGGTGCCGGCACATGCCCCTACTGATTTCTGGGAAGCGTTACAGTCCTACTGGTTCTGCCACCTGGCCGTGATTACCGAATTGAACGGCTGGGATGCCTTCAGCCCTGGCCATCTTGATCAGCACCTCTGGCCCTTCTTCGAGCGAGGCCTTTCCCGCGGCACACTGACCAGAGATGGGGCGCGGGAGCTTCTGGAGTGTTTCTTCGTCAAGTTCAATAACCATCCCTCCCCGCCCAAAGTCGGGGTGACCGCCGCCGAGAGCGGCACCTATACCGACTTTGCCAATATCAATCTGGGCGGCTTGCTTCCAGATGGCTCCGACGGCTCCAACGAGGTCTCGCACCTGCTTTTGGATATTATCGACGAGATGCACCTGCTGCAGCCTTCCAGTAACATCCAACTCTCCAGAAAATCTCCGGACGCCTTCCTGAAACATACCCTGAGGGTGGTCAGAAATGGCTACGGCTTTCCCTCTATTTTCAATGCTGATAGCGTGGTGGAGGAGCAGCTTCGCCAGGGGAAAAGTCTCGTGGACGCGCGGGCCGGCGGATGCAGTGGCTGTGTGGAGGTTGGCGCTTTCGGCAAGGAGGCATACATTCTTACTGGTTATTTCAATTTGGTGAAAGTGCTGGAACTGGCTCTGCACAACGGTATTGATCCCATGAGTGGTGAAAGGCTCGGCCCGGAAACCGGCAATCCGGATAATTTTGCTTCCTTCGATGATCTTTTTAATGCGTTCAGAGTCCAGCTCTCCCACTTTATCGGCATAAAGATGCGTGGCAACCGGTTGATCGAGATGATCTATGCCGCCTTGATGCCGGCTCCGTTCCTTTCCGTCTTGACCGACGACTGCATTAGTCGCGGTATGGACTACAATGCCGGTGGTGCCAGGTACAACAATAGCTTCATTCAGGGAGTCGGCATCGGCAGTATTACCGATTCACTGGCGGCCTTAAGGGCGCTTGTGTACGATCAGCGAAGGCTTCCTCTCGCCGAGCTGGTTTCCAAGCTTGACGCCAATTTCGAGGATGACGAGCCGCTCCGGCAGCGCCTGCTCAACAAGACCCACAAATACGGTAATGACGACGATTACGCGGACGAACTGATGCGGCTGGTGTTCGAGGCATTCTTTCAGGAGGTGGACGGTAAGCCGAATACCAAGGGTGGCGTCTACCGCATTGAGATGCTCCCAACCACCTGCCATGTTTACTTTGGCACGGCGACAGGCGCCATGCCCGACGGCAGACGTCGTGGGGCGCCACTCTCTGAAGGAATTTCCCCGGTTCAGGGGGCCGACCGCAACGGACCGACGGCGGTGATCCGCTCTGCCGGCAAGATGGATCACATAAGGACTGGCGGGACGCTGCTGAACATGAAATTCACACCAACCCTGTTAAGTGGGGAGAATGGCATCGACGGGCTTGCCGCACTGGTCAGAAGCTACTTCAGGATGGACGGCCATCACGTCCAGTTCAACGTGGTGAATGCGGAGACTTTGCGAAGGGCGAAGGAAAATCCTCAGGAATACCGCGGCTTAATTGTCAGGGTGGCTGGGTATAGCGATTATTTCTGCGATCTCTCTGACGAGCTGCAGGATGAGATCATCGCGAGGACCGAGCATCGTTCGCTGTAA
- the hisI gene encoding phosphoribosyl-AMP cyclohydrolase, giving the protein MASSLFASRKMPPKREETVTMSKIDFAKMGGLIPAIIQDHETNEVLMVAFMDEKTLSSTLETGKTWFFSRSRNKYWMKGEESGNTQDVVEVLTDCDYDSVVIKVKQNGPAACHTGNRSCFYTRWENGQWVEHSNPLFDPEEVYKK; this is encoded by the coding sequence ATGGCGTCGAGCCTGTTCGCGTCCCGAAAAATGCCACCAAAGAGAGAGGAGACTGTCACGATGTCCAAAATTGATTTTGCCAAGATGGGCGGGCTGATCCCTGCCATCATCCAGGATCACGAGACAAACGAAGTGCTGATGGTCGCGTTCATGGATGAAAAGACTCTTTCGTCAACACTTGAAACGGGTAAGACATGGTTTTTCAGCAGAAGCCGCAACAAATACTGGATGAAGGGTGAAGAATCCGGCAACACCCAGGATGTCGTCGAAGTTCTGACCGACTGTGATTATGACTCGGTGGTCATCAAGGTGAAGCAGAACGGTCCAGCGGCCTGCCATACCGGCAACCGGAGCTGTTTTTATACCCGCTGGGAAAACGGCCAATGGGTTGAGCATTCAAATCCTCTTTTCGATCCGGAGGAGGTTTATAAAAAATGA
- a CDS encoding adenine phosphoribosyltransferase, translating into MDDLKSIIRDVPDFPKKGIIFKDITTLLADAKSFQRMVDLLSHRYIGQKIDKVVGVEARGFIIGAALAYKLGAGVVLVRKPGKLPSETFSKSYALEYGSDTLEIHKDAIKKGEKILLADDVLATGGTMSAVVDMVNVLGGDLVECCFMAELEFLKGRSKLPQGKVFSLLKF; encoded by the coding sequence ATGGACGACCTGAAGAGCATTATTCGCGATGTTCCCGATTTCCCCAAAAAGGGAATCATCTTCAAAGACATAACTACCTTGCTGGCCGATGCAAAGTCATTCCAGCGGATGGTCGATCTTCTCTCCCACCGGTATATCGGCCAGAAAATAGACAAAGTTGTCGGCGTTGAGGCGCGGGGGTTTATTATCGGTGCTGCCCTGGCATATAAGCTCGGGGCCGGTGTCGTACTCGTCAGAAAACCGGGCAAGCTGCCTTCCGAAACCTTCAGCAAGAGTTACGCTCTCGAATATGGCTCGGACACCCTGGAAATCCATAAAGACGCAATTAAAAAGGGTGAGAAGATTCTTCTCGCCGACGACGTACTTGCAACGGGGGGAACGATGTCGGCGGTAGTCGATATGGTCAACGTTCTCGGAGGAGATCTCGTCGAGTGCTGCTTCATGGCAGAGCTGGAATTCCTTAAAGGGCGCAGCAAGTTACCGCAGGGCAAAGTATTTTCGCTCTTGAAATTTTAA
- a CDS encoding glycyl-radical enzyme activating protein → MGDDVTSQGMVFNLQRYSLHDGPGIRTTVFLKGCPARCWWCHNPESQLPMPEISSFQKVCLSCGACFDACPERLDTATTCTLCGACTEACPTGARQIVGREMSADEVMASLLKDRFFYEDSGGGVTFSGGEPLCQPDFLKTLLSRCRDHEIHTAVDTAGLCPPETLAEIAPLVDLFLFDLKCAEGKRHLQGTGIDNGGIVSNLALLSRLHANIWLRIPVVPGFNASEEEMCALAKVSSETPGIRHVWLLPYHATWTGKQARFGTMATGATQPAPPTMEVLEVFAKIFRDIGVPTSIGGQ, encoded by the coding sequence ATGGGAGATGATGTGACTTCGCAAGGGATGGTCTTCAACCTGCAACGCTATTCTCTGCATGACGGACCGGGCATCAGGACAACGGTCTTTCTGAAGGGGTGTCCGGCGCGCTGCTGGTGGTGCCACAACCCTGAAAGCCAGCTTCCGATGCCGGAAATCTCCTCTTTTCAGAAAGTTTGCCTCTCTTGTGGCGCTTGTTTCGATGCCTGCCCCGAACGGCTCGATACGGCTACCACTTGCACCCTCTGTGGTGCATGTACAGAAGCCTGCCCCACCGGAGCACGCCAGATCGTCGGCCGCGAGATGTCGGCTGACGAGGTGATGGCAAGCCTGTTGAAGGATCGTTTCTTTTATGAAGACTCCGGTGGGGGCGTTACGTTCTCTGGCGGGGAACCGCTTTGCCAGCCCGATTTTCTTAAGACCCTCCTTAGCCGCTGCAGAGACCATGAGATTCATACTGCCGTGGATACCGCCGGGCTGTGTCCTCCCGAGACGCTCGCTGAAATAGCGCCGCTTGTAGACCTTTTTCTCTTCGACCTGAAATGTGCTGAGGGGAAGCGACATCTTCAGGGAACCGGCATTGACAACGGCGGGATTGTGTCAAACCTGGCGCTGCTCTCTCGGTTGCATGCGAACATCTGGCTAAGAATTCCAGTCGTGCCGGGCTTTAATGCCAGTGAGGAGGAGATGTGCGCCCTCGCCAAGGTCTCCTCCGAAACCCCTGGGATACGCCACGTCTGGCTTCTCCCCTACCATGCAACCTGGACGGGGAAACAGGCCCGCTTTGGCACGATGGCAACGGGAGCGACGCAACCGGCTCCTCCGACCATGGAAGTTTTAGAAGTTTTCGCCAAGATATTCAGGGACATAGGAGTCCCGACATCGATAGGAGGACAATGA